A genomic window from Populus nigra chromosome 7, ddPopNigr1.1, whole genome shotgun sequence includes:
- the LOC133698654 gene encoding uncharacterized protein LOC133698654 — protein sequence MDWSHKLLFCVFLIFAAAIGGIQADATVTGTVFCDQCKDGQVSLFDYPIYGIKVTMTCADASGQITMSREETTNWFGNYVMTFDGSPDLSNCYAQVSSSGQGSNACGAAAGPAQKLRLTFRMFDMEFYAVDSLLTEPSASMSFCPRSVNPVPAPVTPVTPVRPPVTPTTPPPAFRLPRMPPLPPLPPMSPVPILEASACPHQSWTMPEYKCYWRAVSPDMKVAVVFGLLAARRYGTDMTLWQGLQGRGDPYRTLLREGTTALLNSYNSIEFPYNAISVVTRMNWALMGSQRSVLLTALRFMRANSGYGRVTCKFNTCK from the exons ATGGATTGGTCACACAAACTTCTTTTctgtgtttttcttatttttgctgCAGCCATTGGTGGAATTCAAGCTGATGCCACAGTCACCGGCACTGTCTTTTGTGACCAATGCAAGGATGGCCAAGTATCCCTTTTTGACTATCCCATTTATG GAATTAAAGTTACAATGACCTGTGCTGATGCTAGTGGTCAAATCACAATGTCAAGGGAAGAGACCACAAATTGGTTTGGAAACTATGTAATGACGTTTGATGGCAGCCCAGATTTGAGCAATTGTTATGCTCAGGTTTCAAGCAGTGGTCAGGGTTCAAATGCCTGTGGTGCAGCAGCTGGTCCTGCCCAAAAGCTTAGACTAACGTTCAGGATGTTTGATATGGAGTTTTACGCGGTGGATTCTTTGCTAACTGAGCCTTCAGCCTCCATGTCTTTTTGTCCAAGGTCTGTGAACCCAGTGCCTGCACCTGTAACACCTGTAACACCTGTAAGGCCTCCAGTAACTCCTACAACACCTCCCCCTGCTTTCAGGCTTCCTCGAATGCCTCCACTGCCTCCACTGCCTCCTATGTCACCAGTTCCCATCCTAGAAGCATCAGCATGTCCACACCA GAGCTGGACTATGCCAGAGTACAAATGCTACTGGAGGGCAGTGAGTCCTGACATGAAGGTAGCTGTTGTCTTCGGGTTGCTCGCGGCTAGAAGATACGGAACAGATATGACATTATGGCAAGGCTTGCAAGGGAGAGGTGACCCGTACAGGACTCTCCTGAGGGAAGGAACAACTGCTCTCCTCAATTCCTATAACAGCATTGAGTTCCCTTACAATGCAATCAGTGTGGTCACACGCATGAACTGGGCCTTGATGGGTTCCCAAAGGAGTGTCCTCCTGACAGCTTTGAGATTCATGAGGGCAAATTCTGGTTATGGCAGAGTCACCTGCAAATTCAACACTTGCAAATGA
- the LOC133698653 gene encoding eukaryotic translation initiation factor 4B3-like, producing MAEKASSPWGKPGAWALDAEEHEAELQQEQQNSQRAPTEPLGGTAEFPSLAAATKQPKKKKNKTLTLAELSNYPSAKQSHEPDLLNLPTRPRERSAEELDRARIGGGFKSYGLNYRNGGEESNSRWGGGGGGGNGNSRVSNRESSREFAPSRADEIDDWSKTKKSPVGSGYERRDRDRERGSSFFDSQSKADESENWVSNKTANDGPRRFGGVNNGGYERRGSFDSLSRERHGFSGGIGAAADSDNWGRKKDESLNNGSAGERPKLKLQPKTFPVSNGNEVAGKPKGPSPFGDARPREEVLKEKGMDYKEIDEKLEAVKISSERNKDVERGDSFGRKGFGIIGGGSGNERSWRKPDVTDSGSRPQSSGTTENGSIAEDGPAIEDAAAEGN from the exons ATGGCGGAAAAAGCTTCTTCTCCTTGGGGCAAACCCGGCGCGTGGGCCTTAGACGCCGAAGAACACGAAGCTGAACTCCAACAAGAACAACAGAATTCCCAACGAGCACCCACTGAACCACTCGGTGGCACCGCTGAATTCCCTTCTTTAGCCGCCGCCACTAAAcaacccaaaaagaaaaaaaacaaaaccctcaCTTTAGCTGAACTTTCTAATTATCCATCGGCTAAGCAAAGTCATGAGCCTGATCTCCTCAATCTCCCAACTAGACCCCGCGAACGCTCCGCTGAAGAGCTCGACCGGGCCCGCATCGGCGGCGGGTTTAAATCGTATGGTTTGAATTATCGTAACGGAGGGGAAGAGTCTAATTCGAGGtggggtggtggtggtggtggtggtaatgGGAATTCTAGGGTTTCTAATAGGGAGTCGAGCAGGGAATTTGCTCCGTCGCGAGCAGATGAGATTGATGATTGGTCGAAAACGAAGAAATCCCCGGTGGGGAGTGGGTATGAGAGGAGGGATAGGGATAGGGAGAGGGGATCTTCTTTTTTCGATTCTCAGTCTAAGGCTGATGAATCAGAGAACTGGGTTTCTAATAAGACAGCGAATGATGGGCCAAGGAGATTTGGTGGAGTGAATAATGGTGGATATGAGAGGAGAGGGAGTTTTGATTCCTTATCGAGAGAAAGACATGGGTTTAGTGGTGGTATTGGTGCTGCTGCCGATTCGGATAATTGGGGGAGGAAGAAAGATGAGAGTCTTAACAATGGTAGTGCTGGTGAGAGGCCGAAACTGAAGTTGCAGCCAAAAACTTTTCCAGTGAGTAATGGGAATGAGGTGGCGGGGAAACCTAAAGGGCCAAGTCCGTTTGGAGATGCAAGGCCAAGAGAGGAGGTGTTGAAGGAGAAAGGGATGGATTATAAGGAGATTGATGAGAAGTTGGAGGCCGTGAAAATTAGCAGTGAGAGAAATAAGGATGTGGAGAGAGGGGATTCCTTTGGAAGAAAGGGATTTGGGATTATTGGTGGAGGTTCCGGTAACGAGAGAAGTTGGAGGAAGCCTGATGTTACCGATTCTGGTTCGCGTCCACAGAG TTCTGGGACAACTGAGAATGGAAGCATTGCTGAGGATGGGCCTGCCATTGAAGATGCAGCTGCTGAAGGAAATTGA